ATTGCAGGGCACGAAAAAGCTCTGGTCGGACAGGTCGCCGCGCGCATCCGTGCATTTGCGCCCGCTGAGCCCTATAAAGGCAAGGGCGTGCGTTATAAAGGCGAACAGGTGCGGCGTAAAGAAGGTAAGGCAGTGGCTTAATCATGAAGGTCAAAAGCAAAGCAGATTATCGCAAGCGCAGACATTTCCGTCTGCGGAACAAAATTCGTGGAACAGCCGAATGCCCTCGCATGGCGGTTTACGTTTCCAACCGTTATATTTATGTGCAGCTCATCGACGACGACGCGCAGAAAACACTCTGTTCTGTTTCGTCGCTCGGCGGGACATGCACCATCGCAGCGGCGAAAGAGCTCGGCACCAAAGCAGCCGAAGCCGCTAAAGGGCAGAACATCCGTCGTGTGGTTTTCGACCGCGGCGGGTTTGCTTACGGTGCCCGTTTGCGTGCACTGGCCGATAGCGCCCGCGAAGCCGGAATCCAATTTTAAACTTTATTAAAGGAGTTTCGCAGTGACGGACAAAA
Above is a window of Kiritimatiellales bacterium DNA encoding:
- the rplR gene encoding 50S ribosomal protein L18 encodes the protein MKVKSKADYRKRRHFRLRNKIRGTAECPRMAVYVSNRYIYVQLIDDDAQKTLCSVSSLGGTCTIAAAKELGTKAAEAAKGQNIRRVVFDRGGFAYGARLRALADSAREAGIQF